The DNA region TTTCGGCGATGGCTCGTTCGGGGCAGTTCGCGATCGCGTCCTTCACCGCCCCCTCGAGGTGTTCGGGTATCTCTGAGGGTTGCGCAACGGCCCAGCCGTCGTCATTGAGTTCGAATACCTCGGGGCAC from Mycobacterium sp. SMC-4 includes:
- a CDS encoding ferredoxin, with the translated sequence MRITVDEDRCAGHGMCLTLCPEVFELNDDGWAVAQPSEIPEHLEGAVKDAIANCPERAIAEITS